Proteins encoded in a region of the Nicotiana tomentosiformis chromosome 9, ASM39032v3, whole genome shotgun sequence genome:
- the LOC138899156 gene encoding uncharacterized protein, giving the protein MAIYLRFLVMEEDREKMNESKEEALKDLPILQAELEKAQKEDSSVKLEHAILVEKVRIFEINKERLSVVANTATSQFQEKIDLINQLWAEMNELKASAEMLRNRIDLLASEKEAAKEELASIKDQLRMMKDKADKWSRLNDELREQLGSSV; this is encoded by the exons ATGGCCATATATCTTCGCTTCTTGGTGATGGAAGAGGACCGGGAAAAGATGAACGAG AGCAAAGAGGAGGCCCTCAAAGACCTCCCCATTCTCCAAGCTGAGCTGGAAAAAGCTCAAAAGGAGGACTCGTCGGTGAAATTGGAGCATGCCATACTGGTCGAGAAGGTAAGGATATTTGAGATCAATAAGGAGAGGTTAAGCGTAGTAGCTAACACTGCAACCTCGCAGTTCCAAGAGAAGATAGACCTAATCAACCAGCTCTGGGCCGAGATGAACGAGCTCAAAGCTTCGGCTGAGATGTTGAGGAACAGGATAGACCTTCTGGCCTCGGAAAAGGAGGCTGCCAAAGAGGAGTTGGCATCAATCAAGGACCAGCTTAGGATGATGAAGGATAAGGCCGACAAGTGGTCTCGGCTGAATGATGAGCTCCGAGAACAACTGGGTTCATCCGTTTAA